From Salarias fasciatus chromosome 12, fSalaFa1.1, whole genome shotgun sequence, the proteins below share one genomic window:
- the tet3 gene encoding LOW QUALITY PROTEIN: methylcytosine dioxygenase TET3 (The sequence of the model RefSeq protein was modified relative to this genomic sequence to represent the inferred CDS: deleted 1 base in 1 codon): MGCWITDERETEKEEAWRDREAEGRRKGRRGEGVEDEREPESSDGDSAGRRRSTNRGSSEARRVEYFEDNARSPVGNPELAAETVHKVTSVDGPRSGGQMEIGSHDRLQEGALSLELANGVNRYPTEDEASMETDQQRAGRLPPRQNWVSGHGKVSGTQQQPPSWSGNGATPSEPVHHANVEDAHNLVAFSAIAGSLPPSSSSSCLLVQPNTAQLYEKFTQETGAGGSHARLSAGALEGSCQPAEDLNTLKTALSQAKHGHKPPNCNCDGPDCPDYLEWLEKKIKLATNEEQGSRKTTDVSPNTQPHLQQPHLHPQSYQQANGGHNLPTSCSHQQQVAQGPRPDHAPCPKPPIPCSPQVLSIAKEKNISLQTAIAIDALTQLSSTSPQTAGPPGQTLHKSNLHHHHVQNTTSQPLNGTGLIPSSPGMHLSSSRSQSVPPGLHNSQQHPAALCDHHRPQSQGHPPNATPLPSSTSPFPGQGKPPGFSPNPQQWQQGSGRSSDPRNPWMCIKSEPQSKFATAPHSSSDPMSELKQLLGNTSGKFSNAPFKLPVAQQHSSNQNGGVQSQDSPALARIKQESDAGEHYHQTASMGHYGMANGQQQGQHYPGTPLSPGQAAISHSTQAALQQHLHYKRNLFSNHSSGFGAPGPRAPLSCQNLKKWWPQMEAEGLPHLAIKQEPKEPKKKKSSQGSPVIKAMSGMLGVPPLPKPKQIIIKKTKQKASLPTFLPQTQISIQKPPVHVIDRASTLSSLHTGSFPSLPLHSNSTQAAAAAGLPAPAQTQVFIPNSSMTSCSTASVSSENTPAVIGPLPQSLTPAAHVRPEAVVSLASSDTSTSTPVTSTSPSSTSKLQSLINIDPKYEELIRQFEAEFGDSIPDASANQPMEETAPGLKPGSQPLSSPQGPSPTSSASQSVPLVANSTPHSDDHEMEVNKDESGTQSQNTMQQESTESPLERHQEGPFNAPLNPEVVQDKQQLQPRALEDTFSMPCSPLPKRMKIEASGDIAVLSTTCYSEEDTPTKDSLPSSPSLRGFLESPLRYLDTPTKSLLDTPSKDLQAEFPTCTCVEQILEKDEGPYYNHLGAGPTVASIRSLMETRYGEKGDAIRIEKVVYTGKEGKSSHGCPIAKWVIRRGSEKEKLLCLVRHRAGHHCANAVIIILIMAWEGVPRPLADKLYRELSNTLPKYGNPTSRRCGLNDDRTCACQGKDPESCGASFSFGCSWSMYFNGCKYARSKMPRKFRLQGDHPEEEDKLRDNFQNLATEVAPLYKRLAPQAYSNQCQSEFKAPECRLGLKEGRPFSGVTACMDFCAHAHKDQHNLYNGCTVVCTLTKEDNRTVGEIPEDEQLHVLPLYTVSLSDEFGNEEAQRQKIKTGAIQVLQAFRREVRKLPEPAKSCRQRRLEAKKAASEKKKNKLMQQSGETPEKTEVKMEVCVTNSPQLQGNKAIVKQEVKPNIKKEPFNGSLDGYPVQAADPLNNMYPQPAYYARGGLPPTGQPSAPDAVNGYHPSLPAMPYGYYNYPPNALFPPKLRTYEGRNASLAKPGGRAVQVDTKPDIQSLQAKLAQSCPSHPEQTHQPNHSAYSQPADYSQSRPSSVSSESSNRGTPLIKQEPMDVPVYEGALPNQPGATTVRTLPQPAAWPGHRPNGSITPTSWDAHLNRKQSNEAPSVTPDKQQFHQHPQQRQQPSPYPQQWTSHPGSNTPLASPAPSPSVQVPLSPSPSPHLGTALQANMHQGSPRPPTPRPSTPHSRSVTPQPGTLGPGTPRHWVSPAPSPQPNPWAMGPAAYSPGLKHSNPAGAYPDKMWSKTGESRCSTPLGLQEKAWKSCGGSVAGSTPSPAPEGRLFPDALQQSGQACYDPSRAESDIESTTHDEDEVWSDSEHNFLDPHIGGVAVAPAHGSILIECARRELHATTPLKKPDRSHPTRISLVFYQHKNLNQPMHGLALWEAKMKLLAERALQRQQEAALLGLSQEDIKTLGKKRKWGATVAGASPGPGQSKDKKEGPVTRFSPSFYTTSMVTVSPYAFTRLTGPYSHFV, translated from the exons ACTGTTCACAAAGTCACTTCAGTGGATGGCCCCAGAAGTGGAGGCCAGATGGAAATTGGGTCACATGACCGCCTCCAGGAAGGCGCGCTGAGCCTGGAACTGGCCAATGGGGTGAATCGCTACCCTACTGAAGATGAGGCCTCAATGGAAACAgatcagcagagagcaggaaggcTGCCCCCGAGGCAAAACTGGGTGTCGGGGCACGGCAAGGTCAGTGGCACCCAACAACAGCCACCGAGTTGGAGCGGCAATGGAGCAACCCCAAGCGAACCTGTTCACCATGCAAACGTGGAGGATGCCCATAATTTGGTGGCTTTTTCTGCTATAGCTGGCTCCttgcccccttcctcctcctcctcctgccttctCGTGCAGCCTAACACAGCTCAGCTATACGAGAAGTTTACCCAGGAGACGGGTGCTGGCGGATCTCATGCCAGACTCTCTGCAGGGGCTCTTGAGGGAAGCTGCCAACCTGCAGAAGACCTTAACACCCTGAAGACAGCACTGAGCCAAGCCAAACATGGACATAAGCCCCCGAACTGCAACTGTGATGGGCCTGACTGTCCAGACTACCTTGAGTGGCTGGAAAAGAAAATTAAGTTAGCAACTAATGAGGAGCAAGGCTCACGCAAAACGACCGATGTATCCCCAAACACACAGCCTCACCTCCAGCAACCTCATTTGCATCCTCAGTCCTACCAACAGGCGAATGGTGGTCACAATCTTCCCACTTCATGCTCTCATCAGCAACAGGTTGCTCAAGGTCCTCGCCCAGACCATGCTCCCTGCCCCAAACCCCCAATTCCTTGCTCTCCCCAGGTGCTCTCCATAGCCAAGGAAAAGAACATCAGTCTTCAGACGGCCATCGCCATCGATGCCCTGACCCAGTTATCTAGTACCAGTCCACAAACTGCCGGTCCACCGGGTCAGACGCTTCACAAAAGCAACCTTCATCACCACCATGTCCAGAACACCACATCTCAGCCTCTGAATGGCACTGGCTTGATCCCGTCCTCTCCTGGCATGCACTTATCCTCCTCACGCTCTCAGTCCGTCCCCCCAGGACTACATAACAGCCAGCAGCACCCGGCAGCATTATGCGACCACCACAGGCCTCAGTCCCAGGGCCATCCACCCAATGCTACCCCTCTCCCATCCTCTACCTCTCCCTTCCCAGGTCAGGGAAAACCTCCAGGCTTTAGTCCTAATCCCCAGCAGTGGCAACAAGGCTCAGGCAGAAGCTCTGATCCAAGGAATCCATGGATGTGTATAAAGTCTGAGCCCCAGTCTAAATTTGCCACTGCCCCTCACAGTAGTTCAGATCCCATGTCAGAGCTCAAGCAGTTGCTTGGCAACACCAGTGGCAAGTTCAGCAATGCTCCTTTCAAGCTTCCAGTCGCACAGCAGCATAGCTCAAACCAGAATGGGGGTGTCCAGAGCCAGGACAGCCCAGCTTTGGCCAGGATAAAGCAAGAGTCAGACGCGGGTGAGCACTACCATCAAACTGCCTCCATGGGACATTATGGCATGGCTAATGGTCAACAGCAGGGGCAGCACTACCCCGGCACTCCCCTCTCTCCTGGCCAAGCAGCCATCAGCCACTCCACTCAGGCAGCTCTGCAACAGCACCTTCACTACAAGAGGAACCTCTTCTCTAACCACTCCTCTGGCTTCGGAGCTCCAGGCCCACGTGCACCTCTTTCTTGTCAAAACTTGAAAAAATGGTGGCCACAGATGGAGGCAGAGGGCTTGCCACATCTGGCCATCAAACAGGAACCCAAGGAacccaagaagaaaaaaagcagccaGGGATCTCCTGTCATCAAAGCGATGAGTGGGATGCTTGgagtcccccccctccccaaaccCAAACAGATAATCATCAAAAAGACCAAGCAGAAAGCCTCCTTGCCAACCTTCCTGCCTCAAACTCAGATCTCCATTCAGAAACCACCAGTCCACGTGATAGACAGAGCCTCCACCCTAAGCAGTCTACACACAGGTTCTTTCCCTTCGTTGCCCCTCCATAGTAACTCcactcaggctgctgctgctgcaggcctcCCAGCCCCAGCCCAAACTCAGGTATTCATTCCCAACTCCTCAatgacttcctgttccactgctTCAGTTTCCTCAGAAAACACTCCAGCTGTCATTGGTCCTCTTCCCCAGTCTTTGACTCCTGCAGCCCACGTAAGGCCAGAAGCAGTGGTCAGCCTGGCCTCAAGTGACACCAGCACCAGCACACCCGTGACCTCCACATCTCCATCCAGCACCTCAAAATTACAGAGTCTGATTAATATTGACCCCAAATACGAAGAGCTGATTCGCCAATTCGAGGCTGAATTTGGAGACTCGATCCCAGACGCATCTGCCAATCAGCCCATGGAGGAAACTGCTCCTGGCCTTAAGCCAGGTAGTCAGCCCTTGAGCAGTCCTCAAGGCCCCAGTCCCACATCATCTGCATCCCAGTCGGTTCCCTTAGTTGCTAATTCCACGCCTCACTCAGATGATCATGAGATGGAAGTGAATAAGGATGAGTCAGGGACCCAAAGTCAAAACACCATGCAACAGGAATCTACAGAAAGTCCCCTTGAAAGACATCAGGAGGGGCCATTTAATGCCCCTCTGAATCCCGAGGTAGTTCAGGacaagcagcagctccagcctaGAGCACTGGAGGACACATTCAGCAtgccctgctctcctctgcctAAACGCATGAAGATTGAAGCCTCGGGTGACATAGCAGTACTATCCACTACATGCTATTCAGAAGAGGACACACCAACTAAGGACAGTCTGCCTTCCTCGCCATCTCTCAGAGGGTTTCTGGAGTCTCCTTTACGCTACCTGGACACACCCACTAAGAGCTTGCTGGACACTCCCTCTAAAGATCTACAGGCAGAGTTCCCTACCTGTACCTGTGTAG AACAAATCCTGGAGAAAGATGAAGGGCCGTACTACAATCACCTGGGCGCCGGACCGACTGTGGCCTCCATCCGAAGCCTGATGGAGACGAG GTACGGAGAGAAAGGCGACGCCATCCGGATTGAGAAGGTCGTGTACACAGGCAAGGAGGGAAAGAGCTCACATGGATGTCCGATTGCTAAGTGG GTGATCCGTCGAGGCAGCGAAAAAGAGAAGCTGCTGTGTCTGGTGCGTCACCGCGCAGGCCACCACTGTGCCAACGccgtcatcatcatcctcattaTGGCCTGGGAAGGTGTCCCCAGGCCCCTGGCTGACAAGCTGTATCGCGAGCTCAGTAACACCCTCCCCAAATATGGCAACCCCACCAGCCGGCGCTGTGGCCTCAATGATGA TCGTACTTGTGCCTGTCAAGGCAAGGACCCTGAAAGTTGTGGTGCTTCCTTCTCCTTTGGCTGCTCCTGGAGTATGTACTTCAACGGCTGCAAGTACGCCCGAAGCAAAATGCCGCGCAAGTTCAGACTGCAAGGAGATCACCCTGAAGAG GAGGATAAACTCAGGGATAACTTCCAGAATCTGGCAACTGAGGTTGCTCCGTTGTACAAGCGACTGGCTCCACAGGCCTACAGCAACCAG TGTCAGTCGGAGTTCAAAGCTCCTGAGTGCAGACTGGGCTTGAAGGAAGGCCGTCCATTTTCTGGAGTCACCGCATGCATGGACTTCTGTGCTCATGCTCATAAGGACCAGCACAACCTCTACAATGGTTGCACAGTG GTGTGTACTTTAACTAAAGAGGACAACCGCACGGTGGGTGAGATCCCTGAGGATGAGCAGCTCCATGTGTTGCCACTTTACACCGTATCCCTGTCCGATGAGTTTGGCAATGAGGAGGCTCAGCGGCAGAAGATAAAGACAGGAGCCATTCAAGTGCTTCAGGCTTTCCGCCGTGAGGTACGCAAGCTGCCCGAACCGGCCAAGTCCTGCCGACAGCGCCGACTGGAGGCCAAGAAGGCCGCCTccgagaagaagaaaaataaactcatgCAGCAGTCAGGGGAGACGCCAGAGAAAACGGAGGTCAAGATGGAGGTCTGCGTCACCAATTCCCCTCAACTCCAAGGCAATAAAG CAATTGTAAAACAAGAAGTGAAGCCCAACATCAAGAAAGAGCCCTTCAATGGATCGCTGGATGGATACCCCGTGCAGGCAGCAGACCCGCTGAATAACATGTACCCACAACCTGCCTACTATGCAAGGGGAGGCCTCCCCCCAACTGGCCAGCCCTCTGCACCCGACGCGGTCAATGGTTACCATCCCAGTCTGCCTGCAATGCCCTATGGCTACTACAACTACCCACCCAATGCACTTTTCCCCCCAAAACTGAGGACCTATGAAGGTCGAAATGCCTCTTTGGCCAAACCAGGAGGCAGAGCTGTCCAGGTCGATACAAAGCCTGACATTCAGAGTCTTCAGGCCAAACTGGCTCAGTCATGTCCCAGCCATCCAGAGCAAACCCACCAACCAAACCACAGCGCTTACAGCCAGCCGGCGGATTACAGCCAGTCCCGTCCTTCATCtgtctcctctgagtcctccAACAGAGGAACACCTCTGATCAAGCAGGAACCAATGGATGTGCCAGTCTATGAAGGTGCTTTGCCGAACCAGCCTGGTGCTACTACAGTGAGAACCCTACCCCAGCCTGCAGCCTGGCCTGGGCACAGGCCAAACGGAAGCATTACCCCCACCTCCTGGGATGCGCATCTAAACCGTAAACAAAGTAATGAAGCCCCCTCAGTGACACCTGACAAGCAGCAGTTTCACCAGCACCctcagcagcggcagcagccctCTCCTTACCCCCAGCAATGGACGTCCCACCCCGGTTCAAACACCCCACTGGCTTCCCCTGCCCCGTCGCCATCGGTCCAGGTACCTctttctccgtctccgtcccctCACCTAGGCACAGCACTTCAGGCTAACATGCACCAGGGTTCACCGCGTCCTCCCACCCCACGGCCAAGTACCCCTCACTCACGCTCAGTGACTCCGCAGCCAGGCACCCTTGGTCCAGGCACCCCAAGGCACTGGGTCAGTCCTGCTCCTAGCCCGCAACCAAATCCATGGGCCATGGGCCCTGCAGCGTATAGCCCTGGTTTGAAGCACAGCAATCCTGCAGGAGCCTACCCAGACAAGATGTGGTCCAAGACAGGGGAGAGTCGGTGTTCAACCCCACTCGGACTCCAAGAAAAAGCTTGGAAGTCTTGTGGAGGATCAGTGGCGGGCAGCACCCCTTCCCCGGCCCCTGAGGGCCGCCTCTTCCCCGATGCCCTGCAGCAGTCAGGCCAGGCGTGCTATGACCCCAGCCGAGCTGAGAGTGACATTGAGAGCACCACACATGACGAGGACGAGGTGTGGTCCGACAGCGAGCACAACTTTTTGGATCCCCACATCGGTGGCGTGGCGGTAGCACCGGCCCACGGCTCCATTCTGATCGAATGTGCCCGTCGGGAGCTGCATGCTACTACTCCACTGAAAAAGCCGGATCGCTCCCATCCCACACGCATCTCCCTGGTCTTCTACCAGCACAAGAACCTCAACCAGCCCATGCATGGCCTGGCTCTATGGGAGGCCAAGATGAAGCTGCTGGCAGAGCGGgcgctgcagaggcagcaggaagcagctctcCTCGGCCTCTCCCAGGAAGACATCAAGACACTCGGGAAGAAACGCAAGTGGGGGGCTACGGTGGCAGGTGCTAGTCCAGGACCTGGACAATCTAAAGACAAGAAGGAGGGGCCAGTGACGCGGTTTTCCCCCTCGTTCTACACCACCTCTATGGTTACTGTGTCTCCCTATGCCTTCACCCGCCTCACTGGGCCCTACAGCCACTTTGTCTGA